In Anolis sagrei isolate rAnoSag1 chromosome 5, rAnoSag1.mat, whole genome shotgun sequence, the DNA window ATAAAATGCCATTTCCCTCAGTGGTTCTGAGTTCCCAAAATCTGAATATATATGACTAATTAAGCAATCAGTATTGAAAAAATGTCTAGCCAGATAAAAAAACAATATTTGCCCAATGTGACAAAAAGTTTTCTTTAAGGTTCTTACCTGCATACAGATCTTGTGTATAAAGGCAACATGTATACATTACCTAATAGTATAATGAAATCTCTGGATTGTTGTAATATGGGATATTTCAGTGATTCATCGGCTAATTTGTTTAAATTTTTGTTGAAGCAGTCCCTGTCATGCCTCTGTTAAGACTCTCACTGTTTACCCCTATTTAAGCCCTTTTTAGTGAGAGGGAATTAGCATTTTGTGTATTGTTTGTGGAAGTCAGTCTAGATAACCACTTTTCCTTTAAGCCACCCCCTCTCTGCCCCTTTAAGAATTCTCTCAAGGGTAGAGCCTGAGTTAAAACCCTTCATGTTCCTTGACAAGGAACAAGAACCAGCCATTTCAGAAATGGAAGGTGAGTGGAGAGGAAGGTTCACAAATAGCACTTCACAGACGTAGTCCAGATGGAGTTAATATTGGAGCCAAGTAAGAGATATATCAAGTTAAAGTAAAAGTTAGTTCAAGTCAAGCATTACTCCAAAGACAAACAGACACCAACAAAAGAAGAAACAGCAGAGAAGTTAAGTACTTCAGAACTCCTCTTCTCTCATGGACTTTAACTCTCTTCTGAAGACTGTGCCAGTTAGACTCAGGAGGGGAAAGGGGTTGAAGCCTGTTTTCAGTTATTAAATCATGTTGACTGTTTGTGTAAGTGTCCTCCATCTGTTCCCTGCAAAACTAGTTCACCTTCCAAGCGGTTAGATAGCGTGAGAGCAGAACAGACCCTGAAGTATACATTATAGATTGACTTAAATCAGTGACTGAATTGgttcttttcctttgttgcttTAAATTGTCTTGAATTCTGTACTCTTCCAAATCTGCTTATATCCATGACAATGATATCCTAATAACTACACCAAAAATTCTAGTGTAAATGTAGAGAGTGGCAATATAGAATACAATTTTATTTGGAAAGCAAATCCAGATGTATAGGCTCCAAAGCCATGAAAATGTGTAGTTAACATCATCTTTGCAAGCGGATAGTTATGGAATATTAAAGGTGATTGTTGCTCTTTACCTTTCTCATCAGATGCCTTTCATCAGATAATAAGAGATGAAGGAGTCCTGGCATTGTGGAATGGTACTTTTCCTTCGCTGCTGTTAGTGTTCAACCCTGCCATACAATTCATGTTCTATGAAGGACTTAAGCGGAAGATTTTGAAGAGGCAACTGCAGGTGAGATCCCAAGGCTTGTAAGCAAGGTGGTGATAAAACCTTCACTTCAAAAGTTGATCACATAGAAGATATTCCTTTATCTACATTTTATAATTTCTTACTGCATTCAATTGGCTTTTTATTTATACTATTACAGCTTTCCTCACTGGATGCATTCGTCATTGGAGCAATAGCCAAAGCAGTTGCCACTACCCTCACTTACCCTATGCAGACAGTACAGTCGATTTTACGGGTGGGTACCATCCTATCAAATAAGTTTTCATTTGCCTTTTCTTTTTGTCACtgcttttatttaaaactttgaCTTACAGTATTTGTTCCACTTGATAGTTTTTCGCAGCTATTGCAGGAGAGTAGCTTCTAACCTAGTCTGGTGAAACTTCTAAGAAGCTGTTTCATAATTACAGATTCATCTTATTGTGTATGTTAATTTTTCAAAATTAAGTGGGTTTAGAGTTTTGATTGTAAATAGAAATTATATTTTAGCAGAAATGCAACTAGTTTAGAATCTTAATTTCATGGCATATGGCATCCATTGTGGATGTTACCGTTCTAAACCATTGCCTAGTCTTCTATTAAACATTCTTATAGGATTTATAATTTGTTATAGTGTGTAGTTTTTATAGCACTATATTAATTAGAGATAAGAGCTTGCCAACCTGTTTTCTTTACTTCAAATATGGTTGTTATTAGCTGTATTCCTATTATTACCACAGATAAGTTGTATAATTATGATGTACAtggatttccaaatattttgtggtatttttctctctctcttctgggaGTGTAAGGTTTCAGGAAAATAAAGCATGTGTTTACCCGTAACAGTAGTGAGAACTAGTTGAGTACAATGCTAATTCATGGAAATGGAATCTTAATCATACAAAATAGATTGCTGAAATGGGATATTTACAACACTAAATAGTTCATTAAGTTGCACTTTGTATGTAGACATGGTAAGTACAGAATTATAAAAACCTGCTCTCCCTGTTCTGTATAGTTCTTTCAAGcctgaaatgacaaaaatctacTAATTTGCTTGCCTTAATAccttcacaaacaacaataagaaAAGAATAACACATGAGAAActgttaattgattttttttccttttcagtttGGACATCATCGACTGAATCCTGAAAATAGGAGGCTGGGTAGTCTGAAAAATGTTCTCTACCTTCTGCGACAGAGGATAAAGTAAGCTTtcttattttttatcttttaaaaataatcatatATGTCTCAATAACAATGTCCATCTTGTCTAAATTGAATAATTCAGGTACATTACAATAAATTGGTTAGTCATTTTGAATGCAAATGGTAAAATAGTTACATAGGGATTTCTTTAGGAATGGAACATTTCACCTGGCTTTGCCCCCTCTGATGTGTGACAAGAAGTTGCTGttactgtgagagaaataaggttgaacactgtgaaagccatccactgcatggctatcggcctcctcccagtagactcaaatcaaggaaaagcttcatgaggacCACCACTCTTCTTAACTTCCCCCCAGCaatagcaagagtatccctctgtgTAGCTAAACCAGAAAATCTCAATTGGATGGCCTCCCACgaggtctgcctccaggggcaaaccaagaatgggcaacttggaagtccctgaacagactcagaagcagagtgggcagatcaaaagacaaccttgcACAATGGCActtcctaaaagaatcctccaccttgtgcgactgtggagcagaacaaacaactcagcatctatatgcttgcccacaatgccctgcctcatgcacagaggaagaactgtttaaaactacagacaatgcggtctcTGTTggccatttttggtcaaaaaatatttagttgCTTGTGCTTCTccaatttttatcagttttatacttatttatgctctgttggaattgtaatataatggtatggttgctgatgacacgataaataaatacttatttatgcaattattttgatacgaaataaaaataGACTTAATCAAGATCAGTAATTATTTGTATGTATCCCTTTGTTTCTGTGCCTTTGTGCAACTAGACAAAGGTAGGCTGTTTCCCATATATAAAGGTTCCCGTCTACATTTACTACTGTCTATCCTTTCCCATTTCTATTGCCTTTCCATTCAGCTAGCATGCAAGGCAACTTACAATAATAAAAAGGCAACATTAGAATTGTTTGctgattaaaaatagaaaattaacagAAATGCATTTTAGAGAAAGCAGATATATCCCCAGTGCCTGTCAGAATAGAAAGATTAGTTCTGCCTCCATATTGTATCTTTAAGGAGGTGAAGAACAGATGTCTTTTAATGAGATGttgagggtggaaggagaaaactTCTAGCATATTGTTACTGTTATATATTCCTACTGTATATTTAAATTCTTTTCTTTACAGGCGTTTTGGATTAGTAGGGCTCTATAAAGGGCTTGAAGCAAAGCTGCTCCAAACAGTTCTGACTGCTGCACTGATGTTCCTAGTCTACGAAAAGATTACTGCTGCTACCTTCACTATCATGGGCCTAAGGCGTTCACTGAAGAACTGAAGTGTTTGACTCTTTTCACCACATATTTAAGCTTACGGAAAGAAAACAACTTCTGGAGAATCAGAAAACACGTGCTTGGGAATAATTAGGTGCCATAGAATATTTTCTCTAAAAGAGACTCAAGAATACTGTTTCGCTGTCAAATGTTCAGTGAATTCTTCAGTATGCGTCTGAAAGAAAACTTGAATATCTGCTGCCCAGTCCcttggagaaaaaaggaagagatagTTCAATACTTAGAGGAAAATCCTTTGAAggattcattttctttctttatgggAATAAGGGTATTTctcattatgtttattttttcctgGATTTAAAAATATTCTATTATTCATTCTCCCTTTGCATTCACACTGTTTTTTTCTGGGATTTGATATTGTTTAATCTCCTTAATGACTGGTCCATTAAAAGACTTAATAGAGAACTATGATTTCAGTGTAACCTTTATTTAATTTTCTTCACTACAAATGTTTGAATTGTCCTACAAGAGTAGTGTGGTGAGCTATTATGCCTACTTTATATTTGCTTAAGGAACTTGGAACACACCCAAAATGTATTACTTTAAGcacttttaaaagcaatttaatgcTTGTAATTTAAATATTTTGTCAGTTTCCTCTAGTGTAGTAAGATTTGATAATATCCATCAGCTGTGGAAATTCAATGCCCTGAGGaattaaattatttccaaaattattCACATCAAATCTCTGATCTTAAGAAATTGAAGAATTACCTATATTTCCCTCTCCTTATTTTGTTAGAGGCCCTCATATCATATATgcttaaatttatatttattggaAGATTGTCTAAAGAATGGATACATTACATGAATTTTAGAAAGCTTGAATCACTGGTTAAAACCTAGCTTGTTCACAGCATCAACTATCAAATAATAGTAGCTTCAATAggtactatttttatttatcatgataGGATCAAGTTTTGTGGTCTCTGGCTTGTGTCTCTACCGCACAATGTCAATCAATCCCACTTGGAGGAATGGTCATAGAttttattgatttgatttgatcatAGCATGTTGTTTACATCAACAGACTCTGAGTTATTATAAATCATGTAAATGTGAGtctgaattattttaaaacaacgtAAATGAGATTAGACACAGTATAAGTTTTGTATATGATGTTTTGTTATGTGCTATCGTCAGCTTTgacttattttaatgtataatgcaagacctcttaaggcagtggttctcaacctttggtgggtccccagatgtttttggcctttaactcccagaaatcccaaccagtttatcagctgttaggatttctgggagctgaaggccaaaacatctggggacccacaggttgagaaccactgtcttaaggaCTCCAGTCATTAATTGTACAGATCTTAGAAAATGCACATGTCTTAGAAATTCACAGCAGTGACTACCTGAGGGAACCAATTCACCTGAAATTTGGTCTTACTGTTTTTCAATATCTTCCATTTTACAAAGCATTATGGTCTGTTCCAGTGAGTCTTATAATCTCAGGTATGTTTAAAGTACAGcctcactttaattgccttggcttcTACTGTGAGTTAGTTCTGTTTTGCTTTCACTTTTTATAGCAATATGTGGTGTCTGTCCATAGAACACTCCTCCAATGCTACGTTTTAAATTAGGTTTTTTTGTTCACTATCTAGTTTTAATATCCATTCACATACACTGGAAATATTGTGAAATTGATGATTCTGACATTGGTATTTAATGATATAACTTTAAACTTGCAGATCTTTTCTAGTTTCTGACTGCGTGTTCTAGTTAATAATTAAACTGAGCTGCACTTAATCACAGATAGATATAAATGCCTTTGATTTCCTCTTGCACTGGAGAAACAGGAAGAAGGGGCATATAAGGTTGTAGCTCATTTTATCGCAAATTGCCTAAGCTAGCTCTGTCCCTACACTTACTAAGTTTAAATCTTCCAAAGAATTAAATCTATCCTCACTATTGGAGCTTTACTAAAGGTGTGAAAGCCCGAAAAGGAATAAACCAAGGAATCTGCtgcaaattttgtttctaaaacaaGGTTCAGCTTCTGTATGAAATCGAGTAACATGTCCAGTTTTCAAAACAGATGTCTTtcgtgatttttaaaaaattcaatagtTTTGGGAAATTTAAACGATAGGCAATAAATCCCTGCTTAGGGGTCAATATGTTttctacagatagatagattcttaatattatataatttttcTTGATGCCCCCAGGGTATAATTATGTAGATTCAATCGATTATACATTTTTGACAGTAAACGTTTAGTGTATGAAAAAATTGTATTAATATTTCACATTTGTTTAAGGGTGTTAATCTGTATTTTTGTGTTTGCTCCAGAGATAAAGTGGAGCACCTGATGTATTTGGATATATGTCGGTTTAATTGCAGCTAATTAATCCTTAATTTGTTTACTGGATTTATTTTCAGCTTTTGTGTAAACATGTAGCAGCctgtataacaggcatgggcaaacagctACTGGCTATTagcaattgtgagagttgaagtctaaaacacttggagtgccaaagtttgcccatggctgctctaTAGCCTATAGGTAGTTCTTATTGCTCCTAGCTTTTAAATAAGGTAAATGTATCTTAATGATAAAATAAGGGAAAGACATATAACTGAAATCAATGGTGATGGTTTCAATACAAGTGCAGCTCTCTGTTTTTCCATATATTGAAAGTTTCACTTAGAAAAGGATTTTGAATTAAATATAATTGTCTGTGTTTAAAGTTTTCCTTGTCAAGAGATTGCAGGCGAGTCATAGACACAGAAGATCTACAGTAGAGAGGGAGctaaaataaatgaaagaagATTACAAACAGAAGAAAGCAGCAATTAAGCAGGTTATTCTTGTATTGGTGTAGATCAGGGCccttaaactaaggcctgtgAGCCTAACacagccctccgaggtcatttacctggtccctgccctaaactttagacttagagtcaccctaaactctgaaatgacttgaatgcatacAGCAACAAGAATCCTAATTAACATGACtatcatcagtcaaaagcaggcccacacttcctattgaaatacaattttatgttggtttaaattgttcttcatttaaaatattctgtTCTTCTTttatgtgtccccccccccccctacaaataagatatgtgcagtgtgcacaggaatttgttcatgtttttttcaaactttaGTCTGGTtctcccaacagtctgagggaccgtgaaccaGCCCACTGCTTAAAgttttgaggactcctggtgtaGACCTTTTCTTGTGCTTGCCCCTTGTAGGGTTAGCAGCTAGACCTTGAGAAAGCCATGGGTGCCTAACAGCTTGGTTCAACAATTCCACAAGGCAGGCTGTGATATGGGCTGTTCCTGAAAGATCTGATTTTATTGTGGGCctagtagtaataatatgtaTTTTCAAGGAGAGGGATATTTTCAGTAGGGAAAGAGCATATGGAATAGGCAATCCTCTTTTCCCATGTTGCTTCTGATTTGATGGTGGTACAGTCTCTTTTAATGCAGAAAAACAGATGAGGCCTCACTGGTCCTCAGACACAGGTTTCATATCAGAAACATGCTGCTTAATTTAgtataaaagggggggggggaccctagACTATGGTGATACTTTAAAAGCTAACAAAATATTGCATAAGATTTTGTGGACTACTGTCTATTTTATTAGATGCAATTGggttataatccaaaaaggtaatGCCTTAATCTAAATCTTTTAAGATGCCACAAGAGTCTTAATTTTTGTAGTTATAACACAACTACCTCTGTGGAATAAAAGGAAATATATATTAACAATAATTATCACAGGAGCTCCcactggtgcagtgggttaaacagctgagctgctgaacttcctgaccacaaGATCAGCGGTTttaatccagggagcgaggtgagcccagcttctgccaacctagcagttcaaaaacatgcaaatgtgagtagatcaataggaactgctccggtgggaaggtaacggcgctccatgcagtcatgctggccacatgactttggaggcatctacggacaacactgactccttggcttagaaatggagatgagtaccataccccagatttgaacatgactagacttaatgtcaaggggaaacctttaccttttataataCTCACACACACATGTAGACCCTCATACATATAGGCCCTTACACATATGACTTTGGATGACGTGATTCattgaaatttatttttattatgcttattatgttttaatttttaatgtatgttttaactgatgttgAATGTTTTCAGGCACCATGGGGGTGTgattgtaagctgtcttgagtccctgtcagtagagaaaggtgggatataaacaaggtaaataaataaataaatacatacatacatacatagaacgTGAAAGCACACCACAACTCATTCACTCTCTAGAGACCTCAAAAGGTTGATATTTTACTTAACCAAAAATATTTATAGAAATTATACAAGGACAAAGATTGTCCTTAGAGGGCTATTTAAATCCTTATAAAAGTCCTCCTTGAGGAAATATGTGGTTTGTATACAGGAAATGGGAAACTAAAATCCTTTGTCGCATAAATAGTTGTGTAAGAATTCCCTAATGGTGCAATCTACAATAACACCAGTTGAAAGAAGATAGTGTAGCCGTTAACTTCCTCTTATCCTATTTAAAT includes these proteins:
- the SLC25A17 gene encoding peroxisomal membrane protein PMP34, with amino-acid sequence MAGVLSYESLVHAVAGAVGSMTAMTVFFPLDTARLRLQVDEKRKSKTTHTVLLEIIKEEGLLAPYRGWFPVISSLCCSNFVYFYTFNSLKAVWVKGHHSTTGKDLILGVVAGVVNVLLTTPLWVVNTRLKLQGAKFRNEDIIPTNYKGIADAFHQIIRDEGVLALWNGTFPSLLLVFNPAIQFMFYEGLKRKILKRQLQLSSLDAFVIGAIAKAVATTLTYPMQTVQSILRFGHHRLNPENRRLGSLKNVLYLLRQRIKRFGLVGLYKGLEAKLLQTVLTAALMFLVYEKITAATFTIMGLRRSLKN